In the genome of Streptomyces sp. SLBN-118, the window TTCGAGCTGCCCGCACCCGAGGCAGCTCCCGCCGCCGACCCGCGCGCCGTGGACCCCGTCACTCCCCCGTCCGGCACCAAGCTCTGCGTGGCCTGCCGCGCCGGTCATGTCGACACCGACGGCTACTGCGAGAACTGCGGCCACGCCCAGCCCCGCGAACGCGACCACTGGGAGCGTGAGCTCGGCTCGGTCGCCGCGGTCAGCGACCGCGGACTGCGCCACCACCGCAACGAGGACTCGTTCGCGGTCTCCTCCACCGCCCTGCCCGACGGTTCACCGGCCGTTGTCGCGATCGTCTGCGACGGGGTGTCGTCGGCGACCCGTCCCGACGAGGCCTCCGAGGCCGCGGCGAGCGCCGCCAACGAACTGCTGCTGGAGACCCTGCCGCGCGGCACGCACCCCCAGCAGGCCATGCACGAGGCGATCGTCGCGGCCGCGGACGCGGTCAACTCCCTTGCCGCCGGTTCCGGTGAGGCCGAGGCGATGGAGCACCACCCGCACCGCCACCAGAACGCGCCCGCATGCACGATCGTCGGCGCGGTCGCCGCCGGTGGCCTGCTGGTCGTCGGCTGGGTCGGCGACAGCCGGGCGTACTGGGTGCCCGACGACCGCAGCGGACCGCCCGCCCGGCTCACCGAGGACGACTCCTGGGCCGCCCAGATGGTGGCGGCGGGCCTGATGAGCGAGGCCGAGGCGTACGCGGACGAGCGCGCCCACGCCATCACGGGCTGGCTGGGAGCCGACGCGTACGAACTGGAGCCGCACACCGCGTCCTTCAAGCCGGATCGTTCCGGTGTGGTCGTGGTCTGCACGGACGGCCTGTGGAACTACGCCGAGGCGGCCGAGGACATGGCCCGGGCGATCCCGGCCGATGCCGCGGACCGGCCGCTGCACAGTGCGCAGGTTCTGGTCGGTCATGCCCTGGACGGTGGGGGCCACGACAACGTAACAGTGGCCGTGCTGCCGTTCGCCGTGCCGCAGCAAGGGGCAGGATCGGCCTACAACAAGGCTTGAGCCCCGTTTTGTCCGCGGCTTGGGGTCCTTCATGCCGCTTCTCGCTGACCGATTCTGACCAACTCTGCCCGAGCGGAGCCTCAAGGAGCCGATTCAGATGGCTGTTTTCTCCAAGTCCCAGGTGCCGCAGTTCTCCGTCGAGGTCTACCAGAACGAATACCTGCCGGAGGGCGGCCGCGAGGTGAACGCGATCGTCACCGTCACCTCCACGGGAGGCGGAACCAGCGGCGGCGCTCCGCTCACGGGCGCCACCCCCTCCCCCTCTGCCATACCCGGGCAGGCACCGAGCGCGGCTGTAGTGATCATGGTCGACTGTTCCGGCTCGATGGACTACCCGCCGATCAAGATGCGCAATGCCCGTGATGCCACGGCCGCCGCCATCGACACCCTGCGCGACGGCGTCGCCTTCGCGGTGGTCGCGGGCACGCATGTGGCCGCCGAGGTCTTTCCCGGCGGCGGAAAGCTCGCCGTGGCCGATCCGGCGACCCGCGCCCAGGCCAAGGACGCCCTGCGGCGGCTGACCGCGGGCGGCGGCACCGCGATCGGCACCTGGCTGCGGCTGGCCGACCGGCTGCTCGCCACCTCCGACGGCGCGATCCGGCACGGAATCCTGCTCACCGACGGCCGTAACGAGCACGAGGCGCCGGAGGATCTGCGGGCCACGCTCGACGCGGTCGCGGGCCGCTTCACCTGCGACGCCCGGGGCGTGGGGACCGACTGGGAGGTCAAGGAGGTCACCGGTATCGCCTCCGCGCTGCTCGGCACGGCCGACATCGTCGCGAACCCGGCCGAGCTGGCTGCCGACTTCACCAGCATGATGGAGAACGCGATGGGCAAGGAGGTCGCGGACGTGGCGCTGCGACTGTGGACGCCTGTCGGCGTGGAGATCAAGTTCATCAAGCAAGTGGCGCCGACGGTCGAGGAGTTGACGGCAAGGCGTACGGAGGCCGGCCCGCGGGCCGGGGACTACCCCACAGGATCCTGGGGCGACGAGTCCCGCGACTATCACGTATGCGTCCAGGTACCGGAGGCCGGCATCGGCCGGGAAATGCTTGCGGCCCGCGTCTCGCTGATCATTCCGGCCGCGGACGGCGGCGCTCCGCAGGTGCTGTCGCAGGGTCTCGTACGCGCGGTGTGGACGGACGACATGGTGGCGTCCACCTCGATCAACCCGCAGGTCGCGCACTACACAGGTCAGGCCGAACTGGCACAAGTCATCCAGCAGGGGCTGGATGCTCGCAAGTCGGGCGACATCGACGGCGCGACAGCGAAGCTGGGCCGGGCGGTACAACTCGCGTCGGACTCGGGTAACGAGGACACTGCGAAACTGCTTTCGAAGGTGGTGGACGTCGTCGATGCTGCGACGGGTACTGTGCGACTGAAGGCGAAGGTGGCGGAGGCGGACGAGATGACCCTCGAAACGCGCTCCACCAAGACCGTTCGTGTCAAGAAGTAGCCAGCGAGAACCACCCAGATTCACCGATGTGAAACGGCCCCCGGGCCGGACGAGGAGAGGGGGAAGCGCCGACATGCCGACCTGCCCGAACGGACACCAGTCGGGTTCCGACGACTGGTGCGAGGTCTGTGGCCACCGCATGGCCGGTCCTGGCGCTCCCGCGGGTGCCGTGCCGCCTCCTCCACCGCCACCGCCCGCCTACGGCTACCCCGGCCCCCCTCCCGGCGCCGGTGACCCGAACGCCACCGCCCAGGCAGAGCTCTGCCCGCAATGCCGCACGCCGCGCGAGGCCATGGCCCCGTTCTGTGAGGAGTGCCGGTACAACTTCCTCACGCACACGGCGACGTCCTACACTCCGCTGGCTCCGCCGCAGCCGGTCGGCGGGCTGAACCTGCCGCCGGGCTTCCAGGCGCAGCAGGGGCCGCCGCAGCCTCAGCACCCGAATCCGCCGCAGCACGACCCGTACGACTACCAGAGCTCGCGGCCCTCGCAGATGAACCGGCCCGCCGAGCCGCTGACGAACGAGCCGCCGGCGCAGCACCAGCCACCGCAGGCCTTCCAGCAGCAGGGGCCGCCGCCCGTGCCGCAGGCGTTCCAGCAGCAACCGGGTCCGCCCCCGCCGCCCGCGTATCAGCAGCCCGCGCCTCCGGCGCCGCCGGGGCACCAGCAGACGGGCGGCGGGGACGACTGGATGCTGTCCCCGCCCTCGCAGACGCAGGCACCACAGCAGCCGCACCCGTTCCAGCAGCCCATGCAGCCGCAGTACAACCAGCAGCCAGACCCGCCGCAGGCTCAGCAGACCCCGCCGCAGTACCAGCAGCAGGCACCCGCGGGCTGGACGGCCGTCATCGCGCCCGACCGTGAGTACTTCCTGGCGATGATGCAGCGCAGCGGCCCGGACGCGAGCGGCCTCAACCTGCCCGCGTACTCCCCCGAGCAGCAGCTCCCCCTCGTCGGCAACCAGATCACCATCGGCCGCCGCCGGCACTCCACCGGCGAGTCCCCCGACATCGATCTGTCCGTACCGCCGGAGGACCCGGGCGTCTCGCACCAGCACGCGGTGCTGGTGCAACAGCCCGACGGCTCGTGGGCGGTCGTCGATCAGAACTCCACCAACGGCACCACGCTCAACGGCGCCGAGGACCCGATCCAGCCCTATGTCCCGATACCGCTGAACGAGGGCGACCGGGTCCATGTCGGAGCCTGGACGACGATCACGATCCGCCGGGGCTAGGGCGTGTTTTGGAAGTCTCGCCCGCCCCGCGACGCCTGGCACGCACTCCCCCGTAGCCCTTCGGGCACGGGAGGTGCCCCCACGCGGCGTTGTCGGAGTCGCCCAAGTACGTCCAGTACGAGGGCGATCCTCCGCCTTGCGATTGCACGCACCAGACGCCGCGGGGCCCGCCCTGCGGCCGGACGGCGCCACTTCTAAAACACGCCCTAGGTCGAGCCCGGCAAGATCGGCCAGACAGGGCCCTCGGCCGAGGGCTAGCGTTTGGGGCGCCCGAGGGGCCAGGCGTACGGCCCCTCGGGGTCGTCCAGCCAGGCCCACTGGTGGTGTCCGGTGACCGTGACCCCGAAGCGGTCCCGCTGCGGACGCAGCTCGCGCTCCCACAGCGACAGTGCCTCGTGCGGGTCGAGGCTGCCCGCGGTCAGCGTCAGCAGAAAGCGGAACAGCTCGTTCTCGATCGCGCGCCTCGGCAGCCCGCCGGTGTGCCCCTCACGTGCGGCCCCACCACCCCGCAGTGGCACGAAATAGGCTGCCGTCCGCAGAAAGCGCCCCTCCGCGGTGCGGCCGCGGTCGTCGTCGTGCACCCGCAGGGCGATCAGCCCGGTGGACAGCGGCGCCAGGATCCGCGCCCCAGGCCTGCACTGCGACAGCCAGTCGAAGGGGACGGACGGCAGGGTGCAGGTCGCGATGATGCGGTCGAACGGTGCACGCTCGGGGCAGCCCCGCGCGCCGTCGCCCGTGATCACGGCCGGGTGGTATCCCGCGGCGGCCAGGTGCGAGCGCGCGGACTCGGTGATCTCCGGGTCCACGTCGATGGTCGTCACCAGCTCGTCGCCGAGCCTGTGGGAGAGCAGGGCGGCGTTGTAGCCGGTGCCCGCGCCGATCTCCAGGACAGCATCCCCGTCGCGTACGTCCAGTTCCTGAAGCATCCGCGCCATCAGCGAGGGCTGGCTGCTGGAGGAGATCAGCTCCCCGTCGCGCACCCGCGTCGCGAGCGGCCCGTCGGCATAGGCACCCCGCAGCCAGCGGGCCCGCCGCCGCGGATCGGGGTCCTCGCACCACAGCCGCTCGTACGCGCCCTTGCCGACGCCGTCGCTCGGCGCGTATCCGCGGCTCACGAAGTAGTACGGCACGAACAGATGACGCGGCACGTCCTCGAACGCGGCCCGCCAGGCCGGATCGGTCAGCTCTCCGTCGGCCATGATGGTCCGCACCATCGAGCGCCGTGCCTCGGCCGCGGGCTCGGCGAACCCTTCAAGCTCGGTACCCATGCCTCCACTGTCCTGCGCGGCCGCCGCCGAGGCGAGCACCTGATAGCGGGCTGGGTCCTAGGCCCTCGGTCCTCGGCCGGTGCGTCTGAGACCATGGAGGCGTGACTGAGATTCCGCGCGGCACCCTTGAGGAGCAGACGTTCTACGAACAGATCGGTGGCGAGGAGACCTTCCGGCGACTCGTCCACCGTTTCTACGAGGGCGTTGCCGAGGACCCGCTGCTGCGGCCGATGTACCCGGAGGAGGATCTGGGTCCGGCCGAGGAGCGGCTCACGCTGTTCCTAATCCAGTACTGGGGCGGGCCACGCACCTACAGCGACAACCGCGGCCACCCACGGCTGCGGATGCGGCACGCGCCGTTCACCGTGGACCGGGCCGCACACGACGCCTGGCTGAAGCACATGCGCAGCGCGGTGGACGAGCTGGGACTCTCCGAGGCCCACGAGCGGCAGCTGTGGGACTACCTCACCTATGCCGCGGCCTCGATGGTGAACGCGGCCGACTAGGGCCGGGTGGCGTCAGCCGTGGCGGGTGGGCGTGACCGTCAGTCCGCCGAGGCCAGTCGTGCGTACAACGATCGACCCGAAAGGCGTACGCAGTCTGAGCCAGGCCCCCGTGGACAGCAGGGCGACCGGAACGCCAGGCCGCAGAAAGCCGAGCGACTGAGCGGCGTGCACGGCGCGCAGCGGCAGCCCGGTGGCGCCGACGGTACGCGACCAGATCTCGCGGCCGATCAGGTCCCGCTCCGCGCGGGTGCGGCGCTCGGCGGGCAACTGCTCGTCGCGGGTGCGGAATTCGGCGACCGCGGCGGCGACGGCTCCTCGCATCGCGGTCACTTCGGGCAGCCCGGGCAGCTCCCGCCAGCCACCGCGCGGCGGCAGCAACCCTGCCCACGGCGGCCCGGTGACCGGCGCCGGAACGGTGAACTCCGCGCCGCCCTCACCGCCCAGGGACTCCAGAAGCTCACCCGCCGAGACGGTGACATCCAGTTCGACGGGGTCGTCGAGCCGCGCCGTACGGATCGCGAGCACCTCGAAGGAGGGCGGGCGCCCGAAAACGGCGAGCGCGCCACCACCGGCCTGAAGGCGGACGGCGGCGGCGCGGTCGTAGTGGATCAGCCGGGCGAGGAAGGCGGCGAGATCCTCCGCCTCCCTCGCGTCGGCGAAGTGCAGACTCTGCACGGGCACGCTCATGCGGCGAGAGCACCCTCGCCGGCGTCGTCCAGGTACTCCAGGAGGAAGGACTTCTCCTCCGCGCTGATCCGGCGCGGACGCTCGGCGGCGAGGTCGTAGGGAACGACGATGGTCGAGGCCCGCACATAGACCTCCGAAGGGCCCTCCGCGTCCTTGACCTCGTACGCGATGGTCAGCGACGCCGCGCCTATCTTCGTCACCCACAGCTCGATGATCACCGGCTCGTGCCGGTGGACCAGCGGCCGCTTGTAGTCGATCTCGTGGCGGGCCACGACGGACCCGCCCGCGAAGGACGGCGACCCGTCCCCCGGCGCCAGCCGGAACATGAAGTCGATCCGCGCCTCTTCCAGATACCGCAGGAAGATCGTGTTGTTGACATGCCCAAAGGCATCCATGTCCGACCAGCGGAGGGGACAGCGGTAGATGTAGCGGGCCATGTGCGACTCAGCCCCGGGTGAGCTTCTTGTAGGTGGCACGGTGCGGACGGGCCGCGTCCGGGCCAAGGCGCTCGACCTTGTTCTTCTCGTACGACTCGAAGTTGCCCTCGAACCAGAACCACTTGGACTCGCCCTCGTACGCCAGGATGTGTGTGGCGACGCGGTCGAGGAACCAGCGGTCGTGGGAGACGACCACGGCCGCACCGGGGAACTCGAGCAGGGCGTTCTCCAGGGAGGAGAGCGTCTCGACGTCGAGGTCGTTGGTGGGCTCGTCGAGGAGCAGGAGGTTGCCGCCCTGCTTGAGGGTCAGCGCCAGGTTGAGGCGGTTGCGCTCACCGCCGGACAGGACGCCGGCCGGCTTCTGCTGGTCCGGGCCCTTGAAACCGAACGCCGAGACATAGGCGCGGGAGGGCATCTCGACCTGGCCGACGTTGATGTAGTCGAGCTCGTCCGAGACGACGGCCCACAGCGTCTTCTTGGGGTCGATGTTGGCGCGGCTCTGGTCGACGTAGGAGATCTTGACGGTCTCGCCGACCTTGATCGCGCCCGAGTCGGGGTCTTCCAAGCCCTGGATCATCTTGAACAGCGTGGTCTTGCCCGCGCCGTTGGGGCCGATGACGCCGACGATGCCGTTGCGCGGCAGAGTGAAGCTCAGGTCGTCGATCAGGACCTTGTCGCCGAAGGCCTTGGAGAGGTTCTCCACCTCGACGACGACGGAGCCCAGACGCGGGCCCGGCGGGATCTGGATCTCCTCGAAGTCCAGCTTCCGCATCTTGTCGGCCTCGGCGGCCATCTCCTCGTAACGGGCCAGACGGGCCTTGGACTTGGCCTGCCGCCCCTTCGCGTTGGAGCGGACCCACTCGAGCTCGTCCTTCAGACGCTTCTGGCGCTTGGCGTCCTTGGCACCCTCGACCTTGAGGCGGGAGGCCTTGTTCTCCAGGTAGGTGGAGTAGTTGCCCTCGTAGGGGTGGGCGCGGCCGCGGTCGAGCTCGAGGATCCACTCGGCGACGTTGTCGAGGAAGTACCGGTCGTGGGTGATGGCGACAACGGTGCCGGGGTACTTGGCAAGGTGCGCCTCCAGCCACTGCACGGACTCGGCGTCCAAGTGGTTGGTGGGCTCGTCGAGGAGCAGCAGGTCGGGGGCTTCGAGTAGCAGCTTGCACAGGGCGACGCGGCGCTTCTCACCACCGGAGAGGGTGGTGACGGGCCAGTCCCCGGGCGGGCAGCCGAGCGCGTCCATGGCCTGCTCGAGCTGGGCGTCGAGGTCCCAGGCGTTGGCGTGGTCGAGCTCCTCCTGGAGCTTGCCCATCTCCTCCATCAGAGCGTCGGTGTACTCGGTCGCCATCTGCTCGGCGATCTCGTTGAACCGGTCGAGCTTGCCCTTGATCGCGGAAACGCCGTCCTCGACGTTCTCCAGAACCGTCTTGGACTCGTCCAGCGGCGGCTCCTGGAGCAGGATGCCGACGGTGTAGCCGGGCGAGAGGAACGCGTCACCGTTGGAGGGCTGCTCCAGACCGGCCATGATCTTCAGCACGGTGGACTTACCGGCGCCGTTGGGGCCGACCACACCGATCTTCGCACCGGGCAGGAAGCTCAGCGTCACGTCATCGAGGATGACCTTGTCGCCGTGCGCCTTGCGCGTCTTGCGCATCGTGTAGATGTACTCAGCCAAGAGAAACCGTCCGGCAAAGAAGAGGGTGGGCAGATACACCCCATCTTGCCGTACGTCCATCCCTCGACGGAAACCGGTAGGTCGGGGCCCTGCATCGCCCGGCAACCGGTCCCGGCGTCGGCCCCCACGGACACGGCCCCGGCTCGCACGGGGCGTACCGGGGCCGTCTCGGCGCATTGTCACGTTGCGCGAGGGGGGCTCACTCCTCGGTGGGCGTTTCCTTCTTCTTGCGGAGGAAGAAGACCGCGCCGCCGCCGATCACGACCAGCCCGATCGCGATGCCCGCGATCATCGGGGTGGCGCTGGAGCTGCCCGTCGCGGCGAGGTCGCCCTCGAGGCCGCTGGATGTGCCACCGGCCGAGGCCGGGCTGGGCTGGGACGAGGGGGTGTCATCAGGTCCTGAGGCCCCGGTGGTCTTGCAGTCCAGGACGCCCTTGAAAGTCTTCGTGAAGCCTTCAGGCCCGGTGATGGTGAAGTCGTACGCCTGGTCCTCGGCGACCGGGATGGTGACCGTCCTGGACGCCCCGGCCGGGATCGTGTGCTTGAAGCCCATCAGCTCGAAGCTGAACGGGGCGTCGCCCTTGTTGGCCGCAGTGATGTCAAGGCCGCCCTTGGCGCAGTTCTTCTTCGCCGATAGTGCGGGGATCGCGCCCGCCTTCGCCCAGGTCGCCGTCGCGCTCGCGGAGACTGTGGACTCGCTGGAACCGGCCAGGATCTGGGTCTGGCTCTTGGTCGCACCCGCGAAGGCGCGGCCCACCGGCACGGAGGTGGTGGCCTGCGCCGTCAGCGTCGCCGAGCCGTCGACGGCACCGGCCGGCACGTCGAAGTAGAGCTGGGCGCCGTTGACGACCGCGGTGAGGGGCTTCCCTGCCACGTCAGTGATCTTGATCCCGTTGGCTGCCGCGTCGGCCGGCGGGGTCACGGCGACCTGCCCGGCATCGGTGCGGACCTTTATCGGGCCGAGCCGTCCGCCCGCCTTGCCGGAGACGGCGTTCGGCTCCAGGCTGAGCGAGGCCTTGGGCTCCGGCACGTTCTGGGCCTTGGCCTCCAGCCAGTCCGCGAGCTTCTCGGCGGCGGGGTCGAGCGCGTCGACGTCCGCGGCGTCCGAATAGCGCCAGATGGCCACCTGGGTGCCGGCCGCCGCGGTCCTCTCGGAGAGCGGCCCGGTGCCCGCAGACTTGGCCAGCGCCGCAAGGTCGTCGA includes:
- a CDS encoding PP2C family serine/threonine-protein phosphatase, which gives rise to MMASQMHQPAAGSACPSCAEPLETGDLFCGACGQDLSAVPEQPLDHPTIPIGTAAQWPAATGTDSAGAQAPTHRPGDVPGTDSGGGPLTAPAAVRYDNRPGREAPSTVSTGATAVPAQDVSSSGDFELPAPEAAPAADPRAVDPVTPPSGTKLCVACRAGHVDTDGYCENCGHAQPRERDHWERELGSVAAVSDRGLRHHRNEDSFAVSSTALPDGSPAVVAIVCDGVSSATRPDEASEAAASAANELLLETLPRGTHPQQAMHEAIVAAADAVNSLAAGSGEAEAMEHHPHRHQNAPACTIVGAVAAGGLLVVGWVGDSRAYWVPDDRSGPPARLTEDDSWAAQMVAAGLMSEAEAYADERAHAITGWLGADAYELEPHTASFKPDRSGVVVVCTDGLWNYAEAAEDMARAIPADAADRPLHSAQVLVGHALDGGGHDNVTVAVLPFAVPQQGAGSAYNKA
- a CDS encoding VWA domain-containing protein, translated to MAVFSKSQVPQFSVEVYQNEYLPEGGREVNAIVTVTSTGGGTSGGAPLTGATPSPSAIPGQAPSAAVVIMVDCSGSMDYPPIKMRNARDATAAAIDTLRDGVAFAVVAGTHVAAEVFPGGGKLAVADPATRAQAKDALRRLTAGGGTAIGTWLRLADRLLATSDGAIRHGILLTDGRNEHEAPEDLRATLDAVAGRFTCDARGVGTDWEVKEVTGIASALLGTADIVANPAELAADFTSMMENAMGKEVADVALRLWTPVGVEIKFIKQVAPTVEELTARRTEAGPRAGDYPTGSWGDESRDYHVCVQVPEAGIGREMLAARVSLIIPAADGGAPQVLSQGLVRAVWTDDMVASTSINPQVAHYTGQAELAQVIQQGLDARKSGDIDGATAKLGRAVQLASDSGNEDTAKLLSKVVDVVDAATGTVRLKAKVAEADEMTLETRSTKTVRVKK
- a CDS encoding FHA domain-containing protein, producing MPTCPNGHQSGSDDWCEVCGHRMAGPGAPAGAVPPPPPPPPAYGYPGPPPGAGDPNATAQAELCPQCRTPREAMAPFCEECRYNFLTHTATSYTPLAPPQPVGGLNLPPGFQAQQGPPQPQHPNPPQHDPYDYQSSRPSQMNRPAEPLTNEPPAQHQPPQAFQQQGPPPVPQAFQQQPGPPPPPAYQQPAPPAPPGHQQTGGGDDWMLSPPSQTQAPQQPHPFQQPMQPQYNQQPDPPQAQQTPPQYQQQAPAGWTAVIAPDREYFLAMMQRSGPDASGLNLPAYSPEQQLPLVGNQITIGRRRHSTGESPDIDLSVPPEDPGVSHQHAVLVQQPDGSWAVVDQNSTNGTTLNGAEDPIQPYVPIPLNEGDRVHVGAWTTITIRRG
- a CDS encoding methyltransferase domain-containing protein, which gives rise to MGTELEGFAEPAAEARRSMVRTIMADGELTDPAWRAAFEDVPRHLFVPYYFVSRGYAPSDGVGKGAYERLWCEDPDPRRRARWLRGAYADGPLATRVRDGELISSSSQPSLMARMLQELDVRDGDAVLEIGAGTGYNAALLSHRLGDELVTTIDVDPEITESARSHLAAAGYHPAVITGDGARGCPERAPFDRIIATCTLPSVPFDWLSQCRPGARILAPLSTGLIALRVHDDDRGRTAEGRFLRTAAYFVPLRGGGAAREGHTGGLPRRAIENELFRFLLTLTAGSLDPHEALSLWERELRPQRDRFGVTVTGHHQWAWLDDPEGPYAWPLGRPKR
- a CDS encoding globin; amino-acid sequence: MTEIPRGTLEEQTFYEQIGGEETFRRLVHRFYEGVAEDPLLRPMYPEEDLGPAEERLTLFLIQYWGGPRTYSDNRGHPRLRMRHAPFTVDRAAHDAWLKHMRSAVDELGLSEAHERQLWDYLTYAAASMVNAAD
- a CDS encoding thioesterase family protein; this translates as MARYIYRCPLRWSDMDAFGHVNNTIFLRYLEEARIDFMFRLAPGDGSPSFAGGSVVARHEIDYKRPLVHRHEPVIIELWVTKIGAASLTIAYEVKDAEGPSEVYVRASTIVVPYDLAAERPRRISAEEKSFLLEYLDDAGEGALAA
- the ettA gene encoding energy-dependent translational throttle protein EttA, with product MAEYIYTMRKTRKAHGDKVILDDVTLSFLPGAKIGVVGPNGAGKSTVLKIMAGLEQPSNGDAFLSPGYTVGILLQEPPLDESKTVLENVEDGVSAIKGKLDRFNEIAEQMATEYTDALMEEMGKLQEELDHANAWDLDAQLEQAMDALGCPPGDWPVTTLSGGEKRRVALCKLLLEAPDLLLLDEPTNHLDAESVQWLEAHLAKYPGTVVAITHDRYFLDNVAEWILELDRGRAHPYEGNYSTYLENKASRLKVEGAKDAKRQKRLKDELEWVRSNAKGRQAKSKARLARYEEMAAEADKMRKLDFEEIQIPPGPRLGSVVVEVENLSKAFGDKVLIDDLSFTLPRNGIVGVIGPNGAGKTTLFKMIQGLEDPDSGAIKVGETVKISYVDQSRANIDPKKTLWAVVSDELDYINVGQVEMPSRAYVSAFGFKGPDQQKPAGVLSGGERNRLNLALTLKQGGNLLLLDEPTNDLDVETLSSLENALLEFPGAAVVVSHDRWFLDRVATHILAYEGESKWFWFEGNFESYEKNKVERLGPDAARPHRATYKKLTRG
- a CDS encoding Cys-Gln thioester bond-forming surface protein encodes the protein MFAVFSASVGRRRGAARRLTAAALLSGLIATGAMAAAGPAAADDDVQHQGGAVATLDGLKTFDRAVLRTNGKNHEIPAGVFEMTVDGGGRLKTYCIDIHNPTQDQAKYLETPWNQTSLGSNKDAGKIRWILQHSYPQVDDLAALAKSAGTGPLSERTAAAGTQVAIWRYSDAADVDALDPAAEKLADWLEAKAQNVPEPKASLSLEPNAVSGKAGGRLGPIKVRTDAGQVAVTPPADAAANGIKITDVAGKPLTAVVNGAQLYFDVPAGAVDGSATLTAQATTSVPVGRAFAGATKSQTQILAGSSESTVSASATATWAKAGAIPALSAKKNCAKGGLDITAANKGDAPFSFELMGFKHTIPAGASRTVTIPVAEDQAYDFTITGPEGFTKTFKGVLDCKTTGASGPDDTPSSQPSPASAGGTSSGLEGDLAATGSSSATPMIAGIAIGLVVIGGGAVFFLRKKKETPTEE